The proteins below are encoded in one region of Mycobacterium pseudokansasii:
- a CDS encoding PPE domain-containing protein → MVHPWSAFGPEANYTALVSGSGPASTPAYAEALSAQAAQVQAVVAASAASGAATYGGGWRGVGAAASAVSQGALDTQHELLAAALLEKASHVVAAAGAHQSAVASMVTAQEAVANRCDEATARQLNPLVWGALTPQIVALDLQYDGQMRPRGRPRARPTGRRCARPRRRSWCRFRRRRPAGRRLPRWWGWPTPGRSARPKQPCRPASKAPARSSPRQPSVPGWGVGPAAPLAGSVSASASPSGASAAATPAGASTLARAPQPPMGMFAQVAPAEGIAAPAIEGPGSAQLSEALQSRADTLSPPAGSGPRTAGVISGYPGAGTTSYIRPSGDGFSPPSVKRPGSGAPAGMLTTATLHSPVTTAPRSTVQPLAYVHPQPPRPGGPSSPAPPLDPGETAHTLNSPPPPQPPAPPPPAAQPATPPGDAPGPPTGSDGPNGSGSPGAQMLDQGAGQAPQAPPMLPPLAPQPPIPPPPSPPPGTPPLGQPPIPPWASPPPPPSLQATREAYNQLTNDIDHHNLNPPNPSDWNAVQAYNQEAWYYNTLKAQLERQLDAANAQYSHPPTTPNAPTSHTGHNPHHNNHVHPAPNHNRARLQAQVSPTRPQKSVGKSRPFPKGPGQMELLRG, encoded by the coding sequence GTGGTGCATCCCTGGTCGGCGTTTGGCCCGGAGGCCAACTATACGGCGTTGGTGTCGGGGTCTGGTCCGGCATCGACGCCGGCCTACGCCGAAGCGTTGAGCGCGCAGGCGGCGCAGGTGCAGGCGGTGGTAGCGGCCTCGGCGGCCAGTGGGGCGGCCACGTACGGCGGCGGTTGGCGTGGGGTGGGTGCGGCGGCGTCGGCGGTCAGCCAGGGTGCGCTGGATACCCAGCATGAGTTGCTGGCGGCGGCGCTGCTGGAGAAGGCATCCCATGTGGTGGCGGCGGCCGGTGCGCATCAGAGTGCGGTGGCCTCGATGGTCACCGCGCAGGAGGCGGTGGCCAATCGATGCGATGAGGCCACCGCCCGGCAGCTCAACCCGTTGGTGTGGGGGGCGTTGACCCCGCAGATCGTGGCGTTGGACCTGCAGTATGACGGGCAGATGCGGCCGCGGGGGCGGCCTAGGGCGCGACCTACGGGGCGGCGTTGCGCGCGGCCGCGGCGGCGGTCATGGTGCCGTTTCCGCCGGCGGCGTCCGGCGGGTCGCCGGCTGCCGCGGTGGTGGGGTTGGCCGACACCGGGGCGATCAGCGCGGCCGAAGCAACCCTGCAGGCCGGCGAGCAAGGCGCCCGCGCGGTCATCGCCCCGCCAACCGTCGGTGCCGGGATGGGGGGTTGGGCCGGCGGCGCCGTTGGCCGGCTCGGTCTCAGCGTCGGCGTCCCCAAGTGGTGCCTCGGCGGCGGCCACGCCCGCCGGGGCTTCGACGCTAGCCCGGGCGCCGCAGCCTCCGATGGGGATGTTCGCCCAAGTCGCACCCGCCGAAGGAATCGCCGCCCCAGCCATCGAGGGGCCGGGTTCAGCGCAGCTCAGCGAGGCGCTGCAGAGCCGTGCTGACACCCTCTCCCCGCCAGCCGGATCGGGTCCAAGAACCGCTGGTGTGATCAGCGGTTATCCGGGTGCGGGAACAACCAGCTACATCCGGCCCTCCGGTGACGGGTTCAGCCCACCATCCGTGAAGCGACCCGGCAGCGGCGCACCCGCTGGCATGCTCACCACCGCTACGCTGCACAGTCCGGTCACCACCGCGCCCCGCTCGACGGTGCAGCCGCTGGCCTACGTCCACCCACAACCACCACGACCCGGCGGCCCGTCGTCACCAGCGCCCCCGCTCGACCCCGGCGAGACCGCCCACACCCTCAACTCCCCACCCCCACCCCAACCTCCGGCACCCCCACCACCGGCCGCCCAACCGGCTACACCACCTGGCGACGCACCCGGTCCCCCCACCGGTAGCGACGGTCCTAACGGCTCCGGGAGCCCCGGCGCCCAGATGCTGGACCAAGGAGCGGGCCAAGCACCCCAAGCGCCACCAATGCTGCCGCCGCTGGCGCCGCAACCACCGATTCCGCCGCCACCGTCTCCGCCGCCGGGCACACCGCCGCTGGGGCAGCCCCCCATTCCGCCCTGGGCCAGCCCACCGCCACCGCCATCGCTGCAAGCGACACGGGAGGCCTACAACCAGTTGACAAACGACATCGACCACCACAATCTCAATCCGCCCAACCCTTCCGATTGGAACGCGGTTCAGGCTTATAACCAAGAAGCCTGGTATTACAACACCTTGAAGGCCCAGCTCGAGCGCCAATTAGATGCGGCCAACGCACAATACTCACACCCGCCAACGACGCCAAACGCGCCGACATCCCATACTGGACACAACCCGCACCACAACAACCACGTACACCCGGCGCCCAACCACAACCGGGCACGCCTTCAAGCCCAAGTATCGCCGACCAGGCCACAGAAATCGGTAGGGAAGTCTCGACCCTTCCCAAAGGGACCAGGTCAGATGGAATTGCTCAGAGGGTGA
- the satS gene encoding protein export chaperone SatS: protein MAADLVPIRLGLSDGDRYTLWAPRWRDSGDEWEAFLGKDEDLYAFESVADLVAFVRGNTDNDLVDHPAWEELTEAHAHTFDPDADNTFDLVVVEELVADKPTEESVAALAATLAIVSSIGSVCELPAVSKFFNGNPTLGTVSGGIDYFTGKAGQKRWNAIAEIIARSWDDVLKAIDDIVSVPEVDADLAAKAADELAEEPEEPAEEEAEEAEEAVDESAAESADEEDTEAAELESEDADEDAEEEEAAAAVVLGGDEDFWSKVGIDPVQIMTGAGTFYTLRCYLDDRPIFLGRNGRISVFNSERALARYLADEHDHDLADLSTYDDIRTAATDGSLAVAVTDDNVYVLTGLADDFADGPDAVDRDQLDLAVELLRDIGDYSEESTVDKALDPGKPLGKLVAYVLDPDSVSKPVGPYAKAVREWERVERFVESRLRRE, encoded by the coding sequence ATGGCTGCTGACCTCGTGCCCATTCGCCTGGGCCTGTCCGACGGTGACCGCTACACGCTGTGGGCACCGCGCTGGCGCGACTCCGGCGACGAATGGGAGGCGTTTCTGGGTAAGGACGAGGATCTGTATGCCTTCGAGAGCGTGGCAGACCTGGTCGCATTCGTCCGCGGCAACACCGACAACGACCTGGTGGACCACCCGGCGTGGGAGGAGCTGACCGAGGCGCACGCGCACACCTTCGATCCGGACGCCGACAATACATTCGATCTGGTGGTCGTCGAGGAGCTGGTGGCCGACAAGCCAACCGAGGAGTCGGTGGCAGCGTTGGCCGCGACACTGGCGATCGTGTCCTCCATCGGATCCGTATGCGAACTGCCGGCGGTGTCGAAGTTCTTCAACGGCAATCCCACCCTGGGCACCGTGTCCGGGGGGATCGACTACTTCACCGGTAAGGCCGGCCAGAAACGCTGGAATGCGATCGCCGAGATCATCGCGCGCAGCTGGGACGACGTGCTCAAAGCCATCGACGACATCGTCAGCGTTCCCGAGGTCGATGCCGACCTGGCGGCCAAGGCCGCCGACGAATTGGCCGAAGAGCCCGAGGAACCGGCAGAGGAGGAAGCCGAGGAGGCCGAGGAAGCCGTCGACGAGTCGGCGGCGGAGTCGGCCGACGAAGAAGACACCGAAGCCGCCGAGCTGGAATCCGAGGACGCCGACGAAGACGCCGAAGAAGAGGAAGCCGCGGCGGCCGTCGTGCTGGGTGGCGACGAGGACTTCTGGTCGAAGGTCGGCATCGACCCGGTCCAGATCATGACCGGTGCCGGCACCTTCTACACCCTGCGGTGTTACCTCGACGATCGTCCGATTTTCTTGGGCCGCAACGGCCGGATCAGCGTCTTCAACTCCGAGCGGGCGCTGGCGCGTTACCTCGCCGACGAGCACGACCACGACTTGGCTGACCTGAGCACCTACGACGACATCCGGACCGCGGCCACCGACGGCTCACTGGCGGTGGCCGTTACCGATGACAATGTCTACGTGCTCACCGGACTGGCCGACGATTTCGCCGACGGACCTGATGCCGTGGATCGTGACCAGCTGGATCTGGCGGTCGAGTTGCTGCGCGACATCGGCGACTACTCGGAGGAAAGCACCGTCGACAAGGCGCTCGACCCGGGCAAACCACTGGGCAAGCTGGTCGCCTATGTGCTCGATCCTGATTCGGTCAGCAAGCCCGTGGGCCCCTATGCCAAGGCGGTACGCGAATGGGAGCGAGTGGAACGGTTCGTGGAGTCGCGGCTCAGGCGCGAATAG
- a CDS encoding alkaline phosphatase family protein codes for MAGAGRVLAVFGAVAVAMLGQVRAHDGVRPTAAPLPTFAHVVIVVEENRSQANIVGNPAAPFINALAANGAMMAQSFAETHPSEPNYLAMFAGSTFGLTKNACPVDAGSTPNLASELLATGHTFVGFAEDLPHVGSTVCSAGKYARKHVPWVNFSNVPPTLSVPFSAFPQPENYPSLPTVSFVIPNADNDMHDGTVTAGDAWLNREVSPYANWAKANNSLLILTWDEDDGSSRNQIPTVFYGAHVQPGTYNEQISHYNLLSTLEQMYGLPKTGNAMNAPPITDIWSG; via the coding sequence ATGGCGGGGGCGGGTCGAGTCCTGGCGGTGTTCGGCGCGGTCGCGGTGGCGATGTTGGGTCAGGTCAGGGCTCACGACGGGGTGCGGCCGACGGCGGCGCCGTTGCCGACGTTTGCGCACGTGGTGATCGTGGTGGAGGAGAACCGCTCGCAGGCCAACATCGTCGGCAACCCGGCGGCGCCGTTCATCAATGCCCTTGCCGCCAACGGCGCGATGATGGCGCAATCGTTCGCCGAAACCCATCCCAGCGAACCCAACTACCTGGCGATGTTCGCCGGCAGCACCTTCGGCCTGACCAAGAACGCCTGCCCGGTCGACGCCGGCTCGACGCCCAACCTGGCCTCCGAATTGCTGGCCACCGGGCACACTTTCGTCGGTTTCGCCGAGGATCTACCCCACGTCGGCTCGACCGTCTGCAGTGCCGGCAAATACGCGCGCAAGCACGTGCCATGGGTCAACTTCAGCAACGTCCCGCCAACGCTGTCGGTGCCGTTCAGCGCGTTTCCACAGCCGGAGAACTACCCGAGCCTGCCGACGGTGTCGTTCGTCATCCCCAACGCCGACAACGACATGCACGACGGCACCGTCACCGCCGGCGATGCCTGGCTCAACCGCGAAGTGTCGCCGTACGCCAACTGGGCCAAGGCCAACAACAGCCTGCTCATCCTCACGTGGGACGAGGACGACGGCAGCAGCCGCAACCAGATTCCGACGGTCTTCTACGGGGCGCATGTGCAGCCGGGCACTTACAACGAGCAGATCAGTCACTACAACCTGCTTTCCACACTGGAGCAGATGTATGGCCTACCCAAGACGGGCAATGCGATGAACGCTCCCCCGATCACCGATATTTGGAGCGGCTGA
- the upp gene encoding uracil phosphoribosyltransferase produces MDVHVIDHPLAAARMTVLRDERTCNAAFRAALRELTLALVYEATRDAPTEPVPVRTPLAEMMGVRLTKPPLLVPVLRAGLGMVDAAHAALPDADVAFVCVGRDEQTHRPVSYLELLPEDLNGMPVMVLDPMLATGGSMAYTVGLLVARGATDITALCVCAAPEGIAALEKVAPKARLFIAALDDGLDEAAFILPGLGDAGDRQYGPRQS; encoded by the coding sequence GTGGACGTCCACGTCATCGACCACCCGCTGGCGGCGGCCCGAATGACCGTGCTGCGCGACGAACGCACGTGCAACGCCGCCTTCCGCGCCGCGTTGCGTGAGCTGACGCTGGCGCTGGTCTACGAGGCGACCCGCGATGCGCCCACCGAGCCGGTTCCGGTCCGCACGCCGCTCGCGGAGATGATGGGAGTGCGGCTGACCAAACCGCCATTGTTGGTGCCCGTGCTGCGCGCCGGACTGGGCATGGTCGACGCGGCGCATGCGGCGCTACCGGACGCGGACGTCGCCTTTGTCTGCGTGGGCCGGGACGAGCAGACCCATCGGCCGGTGTCGTATTTGGAGCTGCTGCCCGAGGACCTGAATGGTATGCCGGTGATGGTCCTGGACCCGATGCTGGCCACCGGGGGTTCGATGGCGTACACGGTCGGCCTGCTGGTGGCGCGCGGCGCGACCGACATCACCGCGCTGTGCGTGTGCGCGGCACCGGAGGGCATTGCGGCGCTGGAAAAAGTGGCGCCGAAAGCGCGGTTGTTCATCGCGGCCCTCGACGACGGGCTCGATGAAGCGGCGTTCATCCTGCCCGGTCTCGGTGACGCGGGCGACCGCCAGTACGGTCCCCGCCAAAGCTGA
- a CDS encoding phospho-sugar mutase, whose protein sequence is MTPEEWIAHDPDPVTAAELAACSPGEIAARFARPLTFGTAGLRGPVRGGPDAMNLAVVLRATWAVARVLDSAGSHSRTVIVGRDTRHGSAGFATASSEVFAAEGFSVVLLPDPVPTPVVAFAVRRTGASAGIQITASHNPATDNGYKVYLDGGIQIVSPTDRRIEAAMAAAPPADQIARKPVRPARTDLLARYIERAAAVRRSTGSVRIALTAMHGVGGAVAVETLRRAGFTDVHTVTSQFAPDPDFPTVAFPNPEEPGATDALLALAAGVGADVAIALDPDADRCAVGIPAATGWRMLSGDETGWLLGDYILSQPQDGARMVASTVVSSRMLAAIAADHGAVHVETLTGFKWLARADADRPGTLVYAYEEAIGHCVDPAAVRDKDGISAAVLVCDLAAALKRQGRSVPGKLDELARRYGVHEVAAVPRRVADAGEAKALMTRLRDTPPARLAGFAVTVTDITDALIFTGGDGYTTVRVVVRPSGTEPKLKCYLEVRCAVAGDLAAARHLAGRLRDELVASARNW, encoded by the coding sequence GTGACGCCCGAGGAATGGATCGCCCACGATCCCGATCCGGTAACCGCCGCCGAACTCGCCGCCTGCAGCCCCGGCGAAATCGCCGCGCGGTTTGCCCGTCCACTGACGTTCGGCACCGCCGGGCTGCGCGGGCCGGTACGCGGCGGCCCGGACGCGATGAACCTCGCGGTGGTCCTGCGCGCCACCTGGGCGGTGGCCCGGGTGCTCGACTCGGCAGGGTCGCACTCTCGCACGGTGATCGTCGGGCGCGACACCCGCCACGGCTCCGCGGGTTTTGCCACTGCGTCATCGGAAGTGTTTGCCGCCGAGGGGTTTTCGGTGGTGCTGCTGCCGGATCCGGTGCCCACCCCGGTCGTCGCGTTCGCGGTGCGCCGCACCGGAGCCTCAGCCGGCATACAAATCACAGCCTCACACAACCCGGCGACCGACAACGGTTACAAGGTGTACCTCGACGGCGGCATCCAGATCGTCTCGCCCACCGACCGCCGCATCGAGGCCGCGATGGCCGCCGCCCCGCCGGCCGATCAGATCGCGAGAAAACCCGTCCGGCCCGCTCGCACCGATCTGCTCGCTCGCTACATCGAGCGGGCGGCCGCCGTTCGCCGCTCGACGGGCTCGGTCCGGATAGCCCTGACCGCGATGCACGGCGTCGGCGGCGCGGTGGCCGTCGAAACGCTTCGCCGGGCCGGCTTCACCGACGTGCACACCGTCACATCGCAGTTCGCGCCCGACCCCGACTTCCCCACCGTCGCCTTCCCCAACCCCGAGGAGCCGGGCGCCACCGATGCGCTGCTGGCTCTGGCCGCGGGCGTCGGCGCCGACGTCGCGATCGCACTGGATCCCGACGCCGACCGATGCGCGGTCGGCATTCCCGCCGCGACCGGTTGGCGGATGCTGTCCGGCGACGAAACGGGCTGGCTGCTGGGCGATTACATCCTGTCGCAACCACAGGACGGGGCGAGGATGGTCGCCAGTACGGTCGTGTCGTCACGGATGCTGGCGGCGATCGCCGCCGACCACGGCGCGGTGCACGTGGAGACGCTCACCGGCTTCAAGTGGCTGGCCCGCGCCGACGCGGACCGGCCCGGGACCCTCGTGTATGCCTACGAGGAAGCGATCGGGCATTGCGTCGACCCCGCCGCCGTGCGGGACAAGGACGGCATCAGCGCCGCCGTATTGGTGTGCGACCTGGCGGCCGCGCTGAAACGGCAGGGCCGTTCGGTGCCCGGCAAGCTCGACGAGCTCGCCCGGCGCTATGGCGTCCACGAGGTTGCGGCGGTGCCGCGCCGGGTCGCCGACGCCGGCGAGGCCAAGGCATTGATGACGCGGCTGCGTGACACCCCGCCCGCCCGGCTGGCCGGTTTCGCCGTGACCGTCACCGACATCACCGACGCGCTGATCTTCACCGGCGGCGACGGTTACACCACCGTCCGGGTAGTGGTGCGACCCTCGGGAACCGAGCCAAAGCTGAAGTGTTACTTGGAGGTTCGCTGCGCGGTGGCCGGCGACTTGGCCGCTGCTCGGCACCTCGCCGGGCGGTTGCGTGACGAGCTGGTCGCCTCGGCGCGGAACTGGTGA
- a CDS encoding purine-nucleoside phosphorylase, whose amino-acid sequence MTVAQPDPPELARHAAHVIAQRTGIGRHDIAVVLGSGWSAAIAALGQPTSVLPQADVPGFAPPRAAGHTGQLLSVPVGGHRVLVLAGRIHAYEGHDLRHVVHPVRTACATGAHTVVLTNAAGGLRPDMRVGQPVLISDHLNLTARSPLVGAQFVDLTDAYSPQLRSLARQCDPELTDGVYAGLPGPHYETPAEIRMLQTLGADLVGMSTVHETIAARAAGAEVLGISLVTNLAAGITGQPLSHAEVLAAGAASAARMGVLLASLIERIARA is encoded by the coding sequence GTGACTGTCGCGCAGCCCGATCCGCCCGAACTCGCTCGACATGCAGCGCACGTCATCGCCCAGCGCACCGGGATCGGCCGCCATGACATCGCCGTCGTTCTCGGGTCGGGATGGTCTGCGGCCATCGCCGCGTTGGGCCAGCCGACGTCCGTACTGCCCCAGGCCGACGTGCCCGGGTTCGCGCCGCCACGGGCCGCCGGGCATACCGGCCAGCTGTTGTCCGTACCGGTCGGTGGTCACCGGGTGCTGGTGCTGGCCGGCCGCATCCACGCTTACGAGGGACACGACCTGCGCCACGTCGTCCACCCGGTGCGCACGGCGTGCGCGACGGGAGCACACACCGTCGTGCTGACCAATGCCGCCGGAGGGCTGCGGCCGGACATGCGGGTCGGTCAGCCGGTGCTGATCAGCGACCACCTGAACCTGACGGCGCGGTCCCCGCTGGTGGGGGCACAGTTCGTCGACCTGACAGATGCGTACTCGCCGCAGCTGAGAAGCCTTGCCCGCCAATGCGATCCGGAGCTGACCGACGGCGTGTACGCCGGCCTGCCCGGGCCGCACTACGAGACACCCGCCGAGATCCGGATGCTGCAAACGCTGGGCGCCGACCTGGTGGGCATGTCGACGGTGCACGAGACGATTGCCGCCCGCGCCGCGGGCGCCGAGGTGTTGGGCATCTCGCTGGTGACCAACCTGGCGGCCGGCATCACCGGTCAGCCGCTCAGCCACGCCGAGGTGCTGGCCGCCGGCGCCGCATCGGCGGCCCGGATGGGCGTGCTGCTGGCCTCACTGATCGAGCGCATTGCGCGCGCCTGA
- a CDS encoding amidohydrolase yields the protein MPALTAADRVEAAVRRRSGDLVELSHAIHAEPELAFAEHRSCAKVQTLAAERGFAITAAAGGLDTAFRADFGHGPLVAGICAEYDALPEIGHACGHNIIAASAVGAALALAEVADDLGLTVALLGTPAEESGGGKALMLRAGTFDDVALAVMVHPGPTDIAGARSLALSEVSVQYRGKESHAAVAPHLGVNAADAATVAQVAIGLLRQQLAPGQMMHGVVTDGGQAVNVIPGHATLRYAMRALESESLRDLEGKVYACFAAGALAAGCEYDIDTAAPAYAELNPDPWLVDACREEMRRLGRDPVPAAVEAALPMGSTDMGNVTQVLPGIHPVIGVEAGGATVHQRAFAAAAAGPSADRAVVDGAIMLARTVVRLAETPDERDRVLAARQRRAAAR from the coding sequence ATGCCCGCACTCACCGCCGCCGACCGTGTCGAGGCCGCGGTGCGACGCCGTAGCGGCGACTTGGTCGAACTCTCCCACGCCATCCACGCAGAGCCGGAGTTGGCGTTCGCCGAACATCGCAGCTGCGCCAAAGTGCAGACGCTGGCCGCCGAGCGCGGTTTCGCGATCACCGCGGCCGCCGGCGGCTTGGACACGGCGTTTCGGGCGGACTTCGGCCACGGGCCGCTGGTGGCCGGGATCTGCGCCGAATACGATGCGCTTCCCGAGATCGGGCATGCCTGCGGCCACAACATCATCGCGGCATCGGCGGTGGGCGCCGCGCTGGCGCTGGCCGAGGTGGCCGACGACCTGGGCCTGACCGTTGCGCTGCTGGGCACTCCGGCCGAAGAGTCCGGGGGCGGTAAGGCGCTGATGCTGCGGGCCGGGACGTTCGACGACGTCGCGCTGGCAGTGATGGTGCACCCGGGGCCCACGGATATCGCCGGGGCCCGGTCGCTGGCGCTGTCGGAAGTCAGCGTGCAGTACCGCGGCAAGGAATCGCACGCCGCCGTTGCCCCGCATTTGGGAGTCAACGCCGCCGACGCCGCGACCGTCGCGCAGGTGGCCATCGGCCTGCTGCGCCAGCAGCTGGCGCCCGGACAGATGATGCACGGCGTTGTGACCGACGGCGGGCAGGCGGTCAACGTGATTCCCGGGCACGCGACGCTGCGCTACGCGATGCGCGCGCTCGAGTCCGAGTCGCTGCGCGACCTGGAGGGCAAGGTATATGCCTGCTTTGCCGCGGGGGCGCTGGCCGCCGGATGTGAATACGACATCGACACCGCCGCACCCGCATACGCGGAATTGAACCCCGATCCATGGCTCGTCGACGCGTGCCGGGAGGAAATGCGCCGGCTCGGGCGCGACCCGGTGCCCGCCGCCGTCGAGGCAGCACTGCCCATGGGCAGCACCGATATGGGCAATGTGACGCAGGTGCTACCGGGGATCCATCCGGTGATCGGTGTCGAGGCGGGCGGGGCCACGGTTCACCAGCGCGCCTTCGCCGCGGCCGCGGCCGGCCCGAGTGCCGACCGCGCGGTCGTCGACGGCGCAATCATGTTGGCGCGCACGGTTGTTCGCCTCGCCGAGACTCCCGACGAGCGGGACCGGGTGCTGGCTGCGCGGCAGCGCAGGGCGGCGGCCCGATGA
- a CDS encoding M20 family metallopeptidase, with product MSLVDTAESWLAAHYDDLVAWRRHIHRYPELGRQEYATTQFVAERLADAGLNPKVLPGGTGLTCDFGPEHQPRIALRADMDALPMAERTGAPYASTMPNVAHACGHDAHTAILLGTAVALASVPELPVGVRLIFQAAEELMPGGAIDAIAAGALTGVSRIFALHCDPRLEVGKVAVRHGPITSAADSIEITLYSPGGHTSRPHLTADLVYGLGTLITGLPGVLSRRIDPRNCTVLVWGAVNAGVAANAIPQTGVLSGTVRTASRQTWLDLEDIIRHAVDALLAPLVIEHTLQYHRGVPPVVNEDVSTRILTHAIEAVGPEVLADTRQSGGGEDFSWYLEEVPGAMARLGVWSGDGPQLDLHQPTFDLDERALAIGLRVMVNIIEQAAAF from the coding sequence ATGAGCCTCGTCGACACCGCCGAGTCGTGGCTGGCCGCCCACTACGACGACCTGGTCGCCTGGCGCCGCCACATCCACCGCTACCCCGAGCTGGGCCGCCAGGAGTATGCCACCACCCAGTTTGTCGCCGAGCGGTTGGCCGACGCGGGCCTGAACCCCAAAGTGCTGCCCGGCGGCACCGGACTGACGTGCGATTTCGGTCCGGAACATCAGCCGCGGATAGCGTTGCGCGCCGATATGGATGCGCTGCCGATGGCCGAGCGCACCGGCGCGCCGTACGCCTCGACGATGCCCAATGTCGCGCACGCCTGCGGGCACGACGCGCACACCGCGATCCTGCTGGGTACCGCGGTGGCGTTGGCGTCGGTGCCCGAGTTGCCGGTCGGGGTGCGGCTGATCTTCCAGGCCGCCGAAGAGCTGATGCCCGGCGGTGCCATCGATGCGATCGCGGCCGGGGCGCTTACGGGGGTGTCGCGCATCTTCGCCTTGCACTGCGATCCCCGCCTCGAGGTGGGCAAGGTCGCGGTCCGGCACGGCCCCATCACGTCGGCGGCCGATTCGATAGAGATCACGCTGTATTCGCCGGGCGGGCACACATCGCGTCCACACCTGACCGCCGATCTGGTCTATGGCCTGGGCACGCTGATCACCGGCCTGCCCGGAGTGCTGTCGCGCCGCATCGACCCGCGCAACTGCACCGTGCTGGTGTGGGGTGCGGTCAACGCGGGCGTGGCCGCCAACGCCATCCCACAAACCGGCGTCCTGTCCGGGACCGTCCGCACCGCCAGCCGGCAGACCTGGCTGGACCTCGAGGACATCATCCGCCACGCCGTCGACGCGCTGCTGGCGCCGCTGGTGATCGAGCACACCTTGCAGTACCACCGCGGGGTGCCGCCGGTGGTCAACGAGGACGTCTCGACCCGCATCCTGACCCACGCCATCGAAGCCGTCGGCCCCGAAGTCCTGGCCGATACCCGGCAGTCCGGCGGCGGCGAGGACTTCTCCTGGTATCTCGAGGAGGTTCCCGGGGCCATGGCGCGGCTGGGCGTGTGGTCGGGCGACGGGCCGCAATTGGATCTGCATCAGCCGACATTCGACCTCGACGAGCGAGCCCTGGCGATCGGGCTGCGGGTGATGGTCAACATCATCGAACAGGCGGCGGCGTTCTGA